A single window of Xylocopilactobacillus apicola DNA harbors:
- the rnz gene encoding ribonuclease Z: MEIEFLGTGAGAPSKSRNVTSVALKLLDEINEVWLFDVGEATQHQILKTNLRPRKIAKIFITHMHGDHIFGLPGFLSSRSFQNGEEAIDIYGPVGIKDYVMMSLKLSGTHLGYRINFHELKNDQGVLIDDQNFRVEYALLDHRIASFGYRITEADKPGELLVDKLREENVPSGPLYGKLKSGEDVTLPDGRTLYGHDYVGPTIPGRVVAIFGDTRISKNHQLLAHNADVIVHESTFASQERDIARQYYHSASTQVAQMAKDAKAKHLLLTHISARYLGKSAQILQKQAEKIFPGVRVANDFSIFKIPPKKGV; the protein is encoded by the coding sequence ATGGAAATTGAATTTTTAGGAACTGGAGCAGGAGCTCCTTCAAAAAGTCGTAACGTTACGAGTGTGGCTTTAAAATTATTAGATGAAATTAATGAAGTTTGGCTGTTTGATGTCGGCGAAGCGACCCAACACCAAATATTAAAGACTAATCTGCGTCCGCGCAAAATTGCAAAAATATTTATTACTCATATGCATGGTGATCATATTTTTGGTTTGCCTGGTTTTTTGTCGAGTCGTTCTTTTCAAAATGGAGAAGAAGCGATCGATATTTATGGACCAGTTGGGATCAAAGATTACGTGATGATGAGTTTAAAACTTTCGGGCACCCATTTGGGATATCGCATTAATTTTCATGAGTTGAAAAATGATCAAGGAGTCTTGATTGATGATCAGAATTTTCGGGTTGAATATGCTTTATTAGACCATCGGATTGCGAGTTTTGGTTATCGAATCACCGAGGCGGATAAGCCTGGCGAATTATTGGTTGATAAGTTGCGTGAAGAAAATGTACCGTCCGGCCCGCTTTATGGTAAGTTAAAAAGCGGAGAAGATGTCACCCTGCCGGATGGACGGACACTCTACGGGCATGATTACGTTGGTCCGACAATTCCAGGGCGTGTAGTAGCAATTTTTGGTGATACAAGAATTAGTAAGAACCACCAACTTTTGGCTCACAACGCGGATGTGATTGTTCATGAGAGTACTTTTGCCAGCCAAGAGCGTGATATTGCGCGCCAATATTACCATTCGGCGAGTACTCAGGTTGCGCAGATGGCAAAAGATGCTAAGGCGAAACACTTGCTCTTAACGCACATTTCAGCTCGTTATCTGGGTAAATCGGCTCAAATTCTCCAAAAACAAGCGGAGAAAATTTTCCCGGGAGTTCGAGTTGCTAATGATTTCAGTATCTTCAAAATTCCTCCAAAAAAAGGAGTTTAA
- a CDS encoding acyltransferase family protein: MGQKARSTKRTNGVSTYITGFDGLRTIGVLLIIFYHLNPQIFPGGYLGVPIFMVLSGYLITGSLIREVQRTHHIDYRAFFIRRAKRLYPALVTMLLASSSYILLFQRNLLAKLWQIVLTNLSYLYNWWQIFNGQSYFERFADNESPFTHLWTLSIEGQFYLIWPLVIFLLYKLLKTNGKRSLVVLGLAVLSALEMALLYSSANINRVYYGTDTRAFSILLGSALAFVWPVNRLNPNLKRESRILIDSVGAIAALGMLGMIFTVRDQSSGLYHYGMLIFSALATVLVAVIAHPGASFNRILTTRTGSFLGKISYGIYIYQFPVLIFFESKVKLIAKHPFLYSIVELFIIFVISAFSYYFIEQYFAKITWSNFQADLKDILVFKGQKGLKLRGKIGLWILAPLVLLGVSSNVYSVFAKVQNPNDTALARKIKKNAAAQKVHNQLAEKNAQKANREAKQLQKNQERSRSVSRSTRRALTFAAKKNPVNQEYEKYGLTQFELQLAQRTNLTAIGDSVMLDGQADLTKIFPKIVIDAVVSRQASSLPDLLKKKAEQGVIASTIVIGLGTNGTLTPDLIEQAMQIATAERDVFWITDHVPTRSWQDSNNAVIMQEAKKYPNMHIIDWHQHVGNHRDWLYDDLTHPTPTGAVQYGTFIAKEILQFLEQK; encoded by the coding sequence ATGGGGCAAAAAGCAAGAAGCACTAAGAGGACCAACGGTGTTTCGACTTATATCACGGGTTTTGATGGTCTTAGAACCATTGGAGTCTTATTAATAATCTTTTATCATTTGAATCCGCAGATATTCCCGGGTGGCTATTTGGGAGTGCCAATTTTCATGGTTCTCTCTGGCTACCTGATTACAGGTTCTTTGATACGCGAAGTTCAAAGAACTCATCATATTGACTACCGCGCATTCTTTATTCGACGGGCCAAGCGACTTTATCCGGCATTAGTAACGATGTTATTGGCTAGCAGCTCATATATTTTATTGTTTCAACGTAATTTGCTTGCCAAGCTTTGGCAGATTGTGTTGACTAACTTGAGTTATTTATATAATTGGTGGCAGATCTTTAATGGTCAATCTTACTTCGAAAGATTTGCTGACAATGAATCGCCATTTACGCATCTTTGGACCCTTTCAATTGAAGGGCAGTTTTATTTGATCTGGCCGCTGGTTATTTTTTTACTGTATAAGCTTCTGAAAACAAATGGCAAACGTTCGCTTGTTGTTTTAGGACTCGCAGTTTTGTCAGCACTTGAAATGGCGTTACTTTATAGTTCAGCTAACATTAATCGAGTTTATTATGGGACTGATACGCGGGCTTTTTCGATTCTTTTAGGTAGTGCCTTGGCATTTGTTTGGCCAGTTAATCGGCTAAATCCCAATTTAAAACGAGAAAGCCGCATTTTGATCGACAGCGTTGGGGCGATTGCGGCACTGGGAATGCTTGGGATGATTTTTACCGTGCGGGATCAATCAAGTGGGCTCTATCATTATGGGATGCTGATTTTTTCAGCTTTGGCGACGGTCTTGGTTGCGGTTATCGCACATCCTGGAGCCAGTTTTAACCGAATTTTAACTACGCGCACAGGCAGCTTTTTGGGAAAAATTAGTTATGGAATCTATATTTATCAGTTTCCGGTGCTGATTTTCTTTGAGAGCAAGGTCAAGCTGATCGCCAAACATCCGTTTCTTTATTCGATAGTTGAGTTATTCATAATATTTGTGATCAGTGCTTTTTCGTATTATTTTATCGAACAATATTTTGCTAAAATTACTTGGTCAAACTTCCAGGCTGATTTGAAAGATATTTTAGTTTTTAAAGGTCAAAAAGGCCTTAAGCTGCGGGGGAAAATCGGTCTTTGGATTTTGGCACCGTTGGTTTTGTTGGGTGTTAGCAGCAATGTGTACTCAGTTTTTGCAAAAGTTCAAAATCCCAATGACACAGCTTTGGCGCGCAAAATTAAGAAAAATGCTGCTGCCCAAAAAGTTCATAATCAATTGGCTGAAAAGAATGCGCAAAAAGCAAATCGTGAGGCAAAACAATTACAAAAAAACCAGGAACGTTCACGTTCAGTAAGTCGATCGACTCGGCGTGCTTTAACATTTGCTGCCAAAAAGAATCCGGTGAATCAAGAATATGAGAAGTATGGACTGACGCAATTTGAACTTCAATTGGCTCAAAGGACTAATCTGACTGCAATCGGGGATAGTGTGATGCTTGATGGGCAGGCAGATCTGACCAAAATTTTCCCTAAGATTGTAATTGATGCAGTAGTGAGTCGGCAGGCCAGCAGTTTACCTGATCTTCTAAAGAAAAAAGCTGAGCAAGGCGTGATTGCTTCGACGATTGTGATTGGTTTGGGGACAAACGGGACGTTGACGCCCGATTTAATTGAGCAGGCGATGCAAATTGCCACTGCTGAGCGTGATGTCTTTTGGATCACCGATCATGTTCCAACCAGGTCATGGCAAGATTCAAATAATGCGGTTATTATGCAAGAGGCAAAAAAATATCCGAATATGCATATTATTGATTGGCATCAGCATGTTGGCAACCATCGTGATTGGTTGTATGATGATTTAACCCATCCGACCCCAACGGGGGCGGTGCAGTACGGCACATTTATTGCTAAGGAGATTCTCCAATTTTTGGAGCAGAAATGA
- a CDS encoding glycosyltransferase family 4 protein, protein MKIANINAGQETGGALTHLIFQARVLKKHQVDNELILFTDSTVAKAARENGLKYQVVNQRKPEEWIKYLNEKRFDLVQTHGPRANFLVGLQQKKLFCPRVVTVHSDPRYDFLGGGLKGKIQTKLNLASLRRADGLFVVSTELKEELLKLKIPADKISQIINAIDFSAEVPAKIKHDFMQVIIVARLHPVKGHARLIKALAHLNNPHIFLHVVGAGDLKDELNNLVAENELTEQVQFYGALDQRAINELYCQMDLALIVSKSEGFPLVFLEAANNAVPVLMTELSVTSQLIPDADKGIVVNNSQEGIEKGLSQAYQMGVERLSQLGQNSRTYARDHFGAEQFFEDLMTGYEKFSKKEKL, encoded by the coding sequence TTGAAAATCGCGAACATTAATGCAGGTCAAGAAACGGGTGGAGCGCTGACTCACTTGATTTTTCAGGCTCGAGTTTTAAAAAAACATCAAGTTGATAATGAATTAATATTGTTTACTGACTCAACTGTTGCAAAGGCAGCGAGAGAAAACGGACTTAAATATCAAGTTGTGAATCAAAGAAAACCTGAAGAATGGATCAAATATCTAAATGAGAAGCGCTTTGATTTAGTGCAAACTCATGGGCCGAGAGCTAATTTTTTAGTCGGACTCCAGCAAAAGAAGCTTTTTTGCCCGCGAGTTGTTACAGTCCACAGCGATCCCCGTTATGATTTTTTGGGCGGTGGGCTAAAAGGTAAGATTCAAACTAAATTAAATTTAGCGAGTTTACGGCGTGCTGACGGACTTTTTGTGGTGTCAACGGAGTTAAAAGAGGAGCTTTTGAAGCTCAAAATTCCAGCAGATAAGATTAGTCAAATAATTAACGCAATTGATTTTTCAGCGGAGGTGCCAGCAAAAATCAAGCACGATTTCATGCAGGTTATAATAGTGGCGAGATTGCATCCGGTCAAGGGCCACGCGCGCTTAATTAAAGCTTTGGCCCATCTTAATAATCCGCACATTTTCTTACATGTGGTTGGAGCGGGCGACTTAAAAGATGAATTGAATAATTTGGTAGCAGAAAATGAGCTAACTGAGCAGGTTCAATTTTACGGGGCGTTAGATCAGAGAGCGATCAATGAACTATATTGTCAAATGGATTTAGCGTTGATTGTTTCAAAAAGCGAAGGTTTCCCGCTGGTATTTTTAGAAGCAGCGAACAATGCAGTGCCAGTTTTGATGACTGAACTTTCAGTCACATCGCAATTGATCCCGGATGCTGATAAGGGAATTGTTGTTAATAACAGTCAAGAGGGCATTGAAAAAGGACTGAGTCAGGCTTATCAAATGGGAGTTGAACGACTTTCCCAGCTTGGACAAAACAGTCGTACTTATGCAAGAGATCATTTTGGAGCTGAGCAATTTTTCGAAGATTTGATGACGGGCTACGAAAAATTTAGCAAAAAAGAAAAACTTTGA
- the obgE gene encoding GTPase ObgE: MFVDETYIKVVAGSGGNGKVAFRHEKYVPNGGPAGGDGGKGGDIIAVADPGLKTLMDFKYRRKFKAEKGEDGQIKSMYGHGGKDLILQVPIGTIIKDANTHEILGDLTHAGQKVVVATGGRGGRGNIHFATSTHQAPEVAENGEPGQERELYLEMKLLADVGLVGFPSVGKSTFLSVVTSAKPKIAAYAFTTLRPNLGVLQFKDGRELVIADLPGIIEGASTGVGLGLVFLRHIERTRVLVHLVDLDPENGRDAFEDFEVIEAELKTYGEDVANKPTIVVGTKSDLPGAAEKLAQFKQSLTAKYGDRFTVYEISNQTHKGIDDLVAAMFNELSKVPRVVEEKNSALKHVDYKFTPEEEGFKITKLDEGRYELESEKVIKLLDRSNLDYYDGVMRFARSLRKMGVDEALRNFGVQDGDTVVIKDFELEFRD, translated from the coding sequence ATGTTTGTAGATGAAACTTATATCAAAGTGGTAGCTGGCAGCGGCGGTAACGGCAAAGTTGCTTTTCGCCACGAAAAATATGTCCCCAACGGCGGTCCCGCTGGCGGTGACGGAGGCAAAGGCGGTGATATTATCGCTGTTGCCGATCCGGGCTTGAAGACTTTAATGGATTTTAAATATCGTCGCAAGTTTAAAGCTGAAAAAGGCGAAGACGGGCAAATTAAGTCGATGTATGGCCATGGTGGTAAAGATTTAATTTTGCAGGTGCCAATTGGGACGATTATTAAAGATGCCAACACTCATGAAATTTTGGGAGATTTAACGCACGCAGGCCAAAAAGTTGTGGTTGCAACGGGTGGTCGTGGTGGCCGCGGGAATATTCATTTTGCCACTTCAACCCATCAAGCACCCGAAGTGGCAGAAAACGGTGAACCTGGCCAAGAACGGGAACTTTATTTAGAGATGAAGTTGCTGGCAGACGTTGGTTTAGTTGGATTTCCTTCCGTTGGAAAATCAACATTTCTTTCGGTTGTCACAAGTGCGAAGCCTAAAATTGCGGCTTATGCTTTTACCACTTTAAGACCTAATCTTGGAGTTTTGCAGTTTAAAGATGGAAGAGAGTTAGTAATTGCCGATCTCCCTGGAATTATTGAAGGAGCGTCGACAGGAGTTGGCCTTGGCCTTGTTTTCTTGCGCCATATCGAACGAACACGAGTGCTCGTCCATTTAGTAGATTTAGATCCGGAAAACGGGCGCGATGCTTTTGAAGATTTTGAAGTAATTGAAGCGGAGCTGAAAACTTATGGGGAAGATGTTGCCAATAAGCCAACAATTGTCGTGGGAACTAAATCTGATCTTCCAGGGGCAGCGGAGAAGTTAGCACAGTTTAAACAATCTTTAACTGCGAAATACGGCGATCGCTTCACAGTTTATGAAATATCTAATCAGACTCACAAGGGAATCGATGACTTAGTTGCGGCGATGTTTAATGAGTTGTCGAAGGTGCCACGGGTCGTTGAAGAAAAAAATTCAGCACTTAAACACGTGGATTACAAATTTACGCCAGAGGAAGAGGGCTTCAAAATTACGAAGTTGGATGAAGGGCGTTACGAGCTTGAGAGTGAGAAAGTCATTAAACTATTAGATCGTTCTAATCTGGATTACTACGATGGCGTGATGCGTTTTGCGCGCTCGTTAAGAAAAATGGGTGTTGATGAAGCGTTGCGTAATTTTGGGGTTCAAGATGGTGACACGGTTGTGATTAAGGATTTTGAACTGGAGTTTAGAGATTAA
- a CDS encoding cation-translocating P-type ATPase codes for MKPEKRKKFYAISVEDLIEEYRTSYDGISKTQVQRLQMKYGKNEIQAGHQKTYLEMFVDQFKDFMIIVLMVAALVAGFVAHEWADAVIILAVVILNALFGVFQESKAEGAIDALKKMSTPKARVKRDGVIHEIDSTELVPGDIVALEAGDVVPADLRLYETSTLKIEESSLTGESISVQKLATTINEDDVALGDQADMAFAGTNVTFGRGTGIVVNTGMNTEIGQIASMIEGAKENITPLQRNLSQLGKVLTYLILVISVVIFLIGLSKHEASVINLLIIAISIAVAAIPEGLPAIVTIILALGTQNLAKHHAIIRKLPAVETLGSTDVIGSDKTGTLTMNQMTVEKIYTNRELLNSDAPIDRQDMTLRVMNFANDAQIAADGKILGDPTETALIDFGLKNDFYIQDELKTTPRFNDLPFDSDRKMMTSMNRFGDNANLVMTKGAPDLVLKRCTKYLKNNELFDLTEADREEILAVNREMAEQALRVLGFAYKVVDQMPSPINSETIENELVFAGMVGMIDPERPEAKDAVAQAKHAGIRTVMITGDHQITAQAIAKRLGIVSDDAKDAVITGSELSQLSDEELADKIEQYSVYARVNPADKVRIVKSWQAKNKVVAMTGDGVNDAPALKAADIGIGMGITGTEVSKGASDLVLADDNFATIVQAVKEGRKVFANIQKAIQYLMSANLGEVITIFVLTLMGWDVLAPVQLLWINLVTDTFPAIALGVEPMEKGIMDQKPRGRNSTFFTGGVLPAIIYQGIVEAAITLGVYYWAIQFPVHSDPALIHGDAQTMAYVTLALIQLFHAFNVKSFQKSIFQANIFANKTFNWSILISLILLGVTVLIPGFNGLFHVTTLNLAQWGVVVAGAILMVVVVEVVKLFQRLF; via the coding sequence ATTAAGCCAGAAAAAAGGAAAAAATTTTATGCGATTTCGGTTGAAGATTTAATAGAAGAGTATCGCACTTCTTATGATGGAATCAGTAAAACGCAAGTTCAGCGTTTACAGATGAAATATGGAAAAAATGAAATTCAGGCGGGTCACCAAAAGACCTATCTGGAGATGTTTGTTGATCAGTTCAAAGATTTTATGATCATTGTTTTGATGGTTGCCGCCTTAGTTGCAGGTTTTGTCGCTCATGAATGGGCTGATGCTGTGATCATTTTGGCTGTCGTGATTTTAAATGCGCTGTTTGGCGTTTTTCAAGAATCAAAAGCGGAAGGGGCAATCGATGCGCTGAAAAAAATGTCGACCCCCAAGGCGCGGGTTAAACGCGACGGAGTGATTCATGAGATCGATAGCACGGAATTGGTACCAGGCGATATCGTTGCACTGGAAGCTGGAGATGTTGTGCCAGCTGATCTTCGGCTGTATGAAACCTCGACTTTAAAAATTGAAGAATCGTCTCTAACGGGGGAATCGATTTCGGTTCAGAAATTAGCGACGACCATCAATGAAGATGACGTAGCGTTAGGTGATCAAGCTGATATGGCTTTTGCGGGGACTAATGTTACTTTTGGTCGGGGCACCGGGATCGTAGTTAACACGGGAATGAACACTGAAATCGGTCAAATTGCGTCAATGATTGAAGGAGCAAAGGAAAATATTACGCCGCTTCAGCGCAATCTTTCTCAACTCGGGAAAGTTTTAACTTATCTTATTTTGGTAATTTCGGTTGTCATTTTCCTAATCGGTCTCAGTAAGCACGAAGCCAGCGTGATTAATTTATTAATTATCGCGATTTCAATTGCAGTAGCAGCAATTCCTGAAGGACTGCCAGCGATTGTTACAATAATTTTGGCACTCGGGACCCAAAATCTTGCTAAACATCACGCAATTATTCGTAAACTGCCCGCAGTGGAAACACTCGGGAGTACGGATGTGATTGGTTCTGACAAAACCGGAACTTTGACGATGAATCAAATGACGGTCGAAAAAATTTATACCAATCGTGAGCTTTTAAATAGCGACGCTCCAATTGATCGTCAGGATATGACTTTAAGAGTGATGAATTTCGCTAACGATGCTCAAATTGCAGCCGATGGCAAAATTCTCGGCGATCCGACGGAAACGGCGCTGATCGATTTTGGTCTGAAAAATGATTTCTATATCCAAGATGAGTTAAAGACAACCCCAAGATTTAATGATCTGCCTTTTGATTCAGATCGCAAGATGATGACGTCTATGAATCGCTTTGGCGATAACGCCAATTTGGTGATGACCAAAGGTGCGCCTGATTTGGTGCTAAAACGTTGTACGAAATATCTCAAAAATAACGAACTTTTTGATTTGACGGAAGCTGATCGGGAAGAAATTTTAGCTGTTAACCGCGAGATGGCAGAGCAAGCCTTGCGAGTTCTAGGTTTTGCTTATAAAGTAGTTGATCAGATGCCTTCGCCCATTAATTCTGAAACGATTGAAAATGAGCTCGTATTTGCTGGGATGGTTGGGATGATTGATCCTGAGCGCCCAGAGGCTAAGGATGCAGTAGCTCAGGCTAAACATGCCGGAATTAGAACGGTGATGATTACAGGGGATCACCAGATCACCGCCCAGGCGATTGCTAAACGTTTAGGAATTGTTTCTGATGATGCCAAAGACGCCGTGATCACTGGTAGCGAGTTAAGCCAGCTTAGTGATGAAGAATTAGCAGATAAAATTGAACAATACTCGGTTTATGCGCGAGTTAATCCAGCTGATAAGGTTCGTATTGTTAAATCTTGGCAGGCTAAAAATAAAGTTGTTGCAATGACGGGAGACGGCGTTAACGACGCGCCTGCTTTAAAAGCAGCTGATATTGGCATTGGCATGGGAATTACTGGGACCGAAGTCTCAAAAGGAGCTAGTGATCTTGTACTTGCAGATGATAATTTTGCCACGATCGTTCAAGCGGTCAAAGAAGGCCGGAAGGTTTTTGCCAATATCCAAAAGGCAATTCAGTACTTAATGTCGGCTAACCTTGGTGAAGTAATAACCATTTTTGTTTTAACTTTAATGGGCTGGGATGTTTTAGCTCCGGTTCAGCTGTTGTGGATCAATTTAGTAACTGATACTTTTCCAGCAATTGCCCTCGGAGTGGAGCCAATGGAAAAAGGCATCATGGACCAAAAGCCACGAGGGAGAAATTCGACGTTCTTTACCGGTGGCGTTTTACCAGCGATAATTTACCAAGGAATTGTGGAAGCTGCGATAACGCTTGGGGTTTACTATTGGGCAATCCAATTTCCAGTTCACTCAGATCCAGCGTTGATTCACGGAGATGCGCAAACGATGGCTTATGTGACATTAGCTTTAATTCAACTTTTCCATGCATTTAATGTTAAGTCATTTCAGAAATCAATTTTCCAAGCTAATATTTTTGCGAATAAGACCTTCAATTGGTCAATCTTAATATCTTTAATTCTTCTAGGAGTTACGGTTTTAATTCCTGGATTTAACGGACTTTTTCATGTTACTACTTTGAATCTTGCTCAATGGGGCGTAGTCGTGGCTGGAGCGATCTTAATGGTAGTAGTTGTTGAGGTGGTCAAATTATTTCAGCGGCTCTTCTAA